The Argentina anserina chromosome 5, drPotAnse1.1, whole genome shotgun sequence genome includes the window ttcatacaattttAAATCCGAGAAATCGGTTATTACAGTGCATTTAATATTTTCACAGCAATTAAAACTCACAAGTTTTGAGCCATTGAGCTAACCACTGTTCTAAAGACATGTGCACGTGGGAAGCCGCTCCAATACTCATCGTTCTCCGCAGAAAATGGGTTCTTCTTCTAGTTCACACCACTAACCCAGAAATGGAGCTCCGCCTCTGTAACCCATTTCGTCACATGATTCCTCTTTCTTCAATTGTCTCCAATCAAATTACATCTTCATCCCGACATCGTAGCTTATCGGTTCGAAGCTCCAACTTAGACACCAAAGAATCACGCAAGGTAGGTACCCCACTACCACTACCACTCTCTGAAAAATTCAGTGAAGATGATCGATacgtctgttttttttttcccgtaTATCTGAGTGTTCAAGTTTTGGGTTTTAGTTCGTAATTCATGTAGACTCGTAAAGATTACAACTTTTGTCACTCTGCTTCAATTTTTGGTGTTTCGAAGCAAGTAAAAGGGAGTAAATGGAGAAGAAAAGTCTTTTGCAAATGTGTGGATTACATTGTATTTTAAATGCGTTTGATGTGGGGTTTGAATATTTCAGCTAGTTTTAGAGGTGAAGGAGAAGCTTGAGAAAGACTATCGGAGTCTTCCAGTTGGCAAAAATGGAAGAGATGATGAGGACTTGATTCTATGGTTTCTCAAGGACCGGAAGTTTTCTGTGCAAGAATCAGTTGAGAAGTTGCACAAAGCAATTGTATCCTTCACTCTCTGTTTTAGTCGTCACTTAGTAGTATAAATGTATAATGTATGATAATGTAAGGTGTGTGTCTGTGTGATAAGGTTTTGGTTCTTTTATATTCAGCAAGAATACACCTTATCAATGGTTAAGATTAGGATGTGAAGTTGTTGACGAAGGGAATGTGTTATGTGATTTATTATGGGTTTTAGGAATATTTTTGCCAGCTGCATTGCCTGTTGCTTTGAGCAACTTATATTTGTGGGTGATAATGTCTGACTTTCACTTAAGTACTGTACATTTAAACTTTCTTTTGTGTAAGATTGTATCCTGGAATACGAAAGAGGCTAAGGTGTTATGAGTTGGGTTTTCAGCTATGATGCATGAGTACGGGTACGGGATACGGATACGGCATGACACGGGATACGTTCTTTTCGAAAATGTAGTGTTTTGGAtacgttttgtaaaataatatttaatatatataatatatatatataatctaaaaTTTAATCAAACAAGCAATTAGAACACCTAAATTccattaattttataataaacaTAAGTTTATGAATTAAATACTTAATAAGTTCAAGCAAAAAAGAAGATACAATAATGGAATGAGCTATTAGACTCTCCACCTAATTATAATTAATAGTTTTACTAGTTTAGTACTATAGTTATTGTGAGGAGAGTGAGGAGGCTAAATGTATGTTCATAGACACCGTTTTACAAGAAATTTAGTTTATGGAAgtgttatttctcaaacttAATAAACTATATCAACAAGAGAGTGACATGCAGTGAAACAAATATTAAAATTACTTCATCTTGATGCACTGAAAATAGAAATGGAAGCTATGATTCTCCATACATTTACCGTGAAAATAATCACTATGGGATTAATGTCCTAATTTGTTTATACTTCGACTTGTCTGGTGTGTGCTTGTTGAGGAAGATAACAGAAAGAGACCAACATCTCTTCCTTCAAAGAGAAGCTTGTGACTTGCTTTAAGGAAAGATTATACTAATTCGTTTTGGTTTAGTTTTTAATTTGCTGTAACTGAGCTGCTGGACGTGGCTGTTTTAAATTTGAAGTCCTCCATGAAAGTCTGAGCAAAGTTGTTTGTTGCAGCAGAAGCACACGCACATTAAGACCGACACAATAATAAAGCTATACTCACAAACACACCCCTCCTGCAGCTTCGAAGTCGTGTATGATGGAGTCTGCAGGTGGAGGTGGCCCTTCTTTTCACAATAGATCTTGCTCCAGCTTATACTATTTATACTACAAGTTTAGAAGTAGTAGTAGtaataaatacgtattttgACCGTATCTGATGGGTTGACTATATAGTACATATTTTAGGTGCGTATTTACAGCCAAGGATACGTAAATGTAGCGTATCCATCCCGTACCCGTATCCGATACGGGTACGATACGGGCATTCAGTTTTTCCCACGTATCCGTGCATCACAGGTTTTCAGTAGTTATCTTAACCTGTAGTAGAAATGGCGTCAAGAATTTGGAGTGTCTAAGTTGTCTGAAGATTCAGTGAAGAGCATTGCTAAAACTGGAAAAGCTTATGTGCACGACTTTCTGGATGTTAATGGTAGACCAGTTCTCATAGTGGATGCTGCTAAGGATTTTCCTGGTGTAAGTTTGATTCTTGGCCCTGTCAATGTCCATATCATATTCCTGATTTGTAATTAGTAATTACCCAAAGTGGAGTATGTATTTGATAATATGATTATGAATTAATGACTGTTGTTCTTGAATATCAACTACCTCTTGGTCAACATCAGGCTGTTTATTTCTCCTATGGAAACTGTCTCCAATTTGCTATGGCTAGATCATAGTTTGATTATAAAGTGGAACTGTATAATGTGCCACAGGTGCATGATTCTCTTGAGAATGAGAAGCTCTGCGTATTTTTGATTGAGAAGGCATTAAGTGCCATTCCTGAAGGGAGAGAAGAAATACTTGGTATCTTTGATCTCCGAGGCTTTGGTACAGCGAATTCTGATTTGAAGTTTATAACATTTCTGGTAGGTTTACAAGACCACTTATAAACGagttctttccttttcttttggtaCATTTTATCTTCCCTATCAAAATATTGCTGTTTATGAGATTTGTGATGCCTTTTCAGAGTTGATTCTTGATCTATTGCAGTTTGATGTATTCTACTATTATTACCCAAAGCGATTGGGCCAAGTCCTGTTTGTGGATGCTCCATTTATATTCAAGCCAATTTGGCAGCTTGCAAAGCCATTGTTGAAATCATATGCTTCATTGGTAAGTATTACCTTCCTAGATAAAAAATTACTGCTATCTGggttgaaatatatattagatGGATTACTGCATTCTGCTCTTGAACAACTATCAATATTATACCTTCAGTAGATATCGCGTTTGGCGATGCATATGAGGAACAGAGGACCTATATATGGTAGAGCTTATCTGTGATCCTTTTCATCTGAATTTTACCTGATCATGTCTGTCTGAGGATGCATTCCATATTTGTAGCATGCTACCACTCAATTTTACACACTTAACTCGGATTGTCATCATCCTAAATTTACATTATTTATGCTTTCTCTGAACTTGGCATGTCAACTAAGCTATTGCATTAGGTCTCTATAGAAAAATGTGATGAACCCCTATCACATAGACAAATACATTATGTGTCCTTCATATGCACCCAGCTATTAAGGTGGTACTTCGGTATTCATGCTTTTTATCTGCTGATATGATCAGAAAACGTTCTAATTGTCTCCTCCTCCATTTTCCTAATATATACTGAATTGTATCACTTGTGCAAACTTAATGTAGAACCTGAACTTTGCATGTGCGGCTTTAGTCTCCTATGTCGTGATCTTTTTTGTGTACTTTCGAATTCATTTTAGTATTTATCTCTTGAAGGTGAGGTTTTGCTCCGTGGAGACTGTCAGGACAGAATATTTTACAGAAGCAACACTACTGGCCAAATTTAGAGACTGATCAATGAGAAAATATACTTACTAATATGACTTGAGCAACACTGTAATTTTTACTCACTAGCTCATGTCTTGTGCAAGTGAGATGTAGTTATGTAGATTCTTCTACTTGGCTTCATAACTTTTGTTGGTTATTGGGACTATTACATGTCCATCACCTCAAGCTATTAGTCATTCTTGGGGCCAAGAGAGAGGTGAAGCTCCTCTGGCATTTCCCAATACTATTGGAAGGTATACAGTTTGTTCGTGGATAAACAACTTGGCAATTTAATTGACAACTCATGGCAGAATCAGAGACGTTGAGACATGCTATGTATTGGAATTACTATCAGGTTTTTTTCATGCTACCATTGTGTAAGATTGTTGCCCGATCAGTACAATCCTTGCTATCTTGCAGACGATAATGTAGAATAACTGCATTTGGTCTTCTACTTCCAGCTTGATTACTTGCATATTGATGTGTTGAAGCTCGTGTATGATGGTCCTGACATTTCAAGTCTTCACTGGCTTAATCCTGCTACTGTATACCCCAGGTAGAACATTGAACAAACAAATAGTAGTAGCAGAGTGGCTGTTTTTGATGAtttgggtaaaaaaaaaaattatctagTGATCGTAGGATTGGATTTGTACTAGTGGCTTTGTtactacttttttttaatctagGTGCGGAACAATTTATGATGTATGTGCTTTTTGGCTAgttaaataattttattttcttcttaaaaaaaaaacttgatgtATGACAATACGTAAAAATAAcagaacaaaataaaataaaatttgattgTCGATTACTTAccaatgagttttttttttcaagttatATACAAGCTCTACTCTATTCAATTTTACCCAATGTGTCCCTTTTATCATCCGTCCAACTTGGTATGTGCATTGAAATACAACAAGTATGACTCGTGTGATGATGTAAATTACACTTTTTTCATCACTTGTGGTATTAGCGATTGCGAAATAGTGATTGTGACGGCAATGTATTCTCTTGTTAATTTGTAACATAAGCAACACTAGAGACTTTTTTGTcacaataaatttaaatagtaAAAAGAGTCAAAAGTGGTGACTCAGTACTCTTCTGTACCTAATAACAAACTCGCAAGTgactgaaaaattacgtataAAGCTCAGTGCTAGCAATTTCACTTCGAGTACCAATCAATTATTCACTTTTGCACAAGTAAACGAAGTAATTTAGAgcttaagttttatttttggcCGAGTTATGAACTCCGTTAGTTAACGGTAAAAGAACCAATAGGGCGCGAGTCTTCGAGTCTCTGACcacaaaatcaaataataaaaactatttaaaatattttctcttttatatTCATTTCTCGCAGAAACCAAAGCTTCTACACTCTTCTCTCCTCACTAGCGCTCTTCACCTTCAACCAACGCCGAGAGCTCTCGCCGCCGTTCGTCTCCGAAAGGTAACCTTTCTTCTTCGCCTTCTTCTACTCGCATTATCGCTCTATATTCACACACAGTAGCTTACTTATTACTGCTGTTCGCTTCAAAATTCaagtagaaatcaaactttTAGCTTCGCTTCACTGATTTGGAGGATTCTTTGATTTTCTGTAAGTTTTATACGGTTCTTCATGAGCTTGTGATATTACTGTGTActttgatttcaatttctgCTACGAGAAAACTGAATCGAACAATTGTGATGATTATCATGTCCTTTGGTAAACCCTAGCACAAGCTTTGTTGGTCTCGATCGTGATAAATTAGCTCGTTGAGTAGTTTTTGTTCGATTTGAGCAGATATGAAACCCTAACTACACTGATTTGGGGATTTTTTGTTACTAGACTAAGTCCTCGAGTTTTAAAGTTTCTGTGTTTGATTTCTGTTATCAATTTGCTATGACTAGAGTGGAGTGTGGAATTGAAACAATGGCGACCGATTCGGCAGTCGATGACGTGGAGCAGCAGCCGGAGGACTTGCGAGAGGTGCTGGATTTGATGTTTACCGAGGAAGCTCTGATCAGAAATACAATCAAGATGGTGGAGGGTTTGTTGAGGGAAGGCTATTTGAATGTGGCTTTGGAGATTGGGGCCAAGGTTCAGGACACCAATGAGGTGCCCAGGGTTGTCACTGACACTGCTGTCATCGAGTACTATATCAATGCCGCCGGGGACAGGACTAAGGATGCTCTCAAAGTGTTCAATCACATGTTGGTTTCAGGAGTGCAAGTGCAACCGAATGCCTACACATATGCTGTTATCATCAAGGCACTTGCTGCTGCTGACCTTGAGAAGAACCTTGATTTTGTTGGCTATGCTAAAAGGTACTTTGTGGAGATGTTGGACAGGGGAATGCAGCCCAGTGAGGAGACTTATGAGGCTGTGTTGAATGGCATTGGCCGCCGTGAGAACAGGGCTAACGCTGAGGAGGAGCGCAGAGAGTTTGTGGAGAATGTGAAAGCAAAGGGGTTTAAGCTGGTGTTCCAGAAGGAGTCCGAGAAGATGGCTAATCCTCCACAGTTGAAGTCAGAGATGGATATGCTTAAGGAACATGTGATGAAGGTGTTTGAGGATGTCATCAGAGATTTTGAAGATGAGAACGAGCAAAGGAGATTCAGGCAGATGGCAGAGGACTATGACTCACTGAGCGCAACTGCATTTAACTTTTATGATGCTTTGGTAGGAAAAGGGCTtattgaggaagccaaggagCTCTTTAAGCCTTTGTTTGAGACAGCCATACTTCCAGACGAGGCTGTTTTTACCATCTGCATTCTTTTTAGCAAGACCACCAGTGATGCTCTGAGGGTGTATGAGCACATGTTAGCTTATGGAATCACCACCAGCTCCTGCACCTACAATGTACTCATTGCGAAACTTTCTCTTGATGATAATTTCACTGGGCATGCCAAGAAGTATTACCTGGAAATGTTGGACAAGGGTATGAAGCCCTGTTTGATGACCAGCTTGGCTTTGTTTAAAGGCATTGCTTGCCTGGAGTCATTGGAAAATGGTGAGGAGTTTTTTGAGCAAGTAAAGCTCAAAGAGGTTTTACCTTGTGTTGAAGGTCGTGAACACCGTTTCACTAAGCTAATGAAGGCATTTCAGGCGTTCGACAATCTCCAAAAGAAAACCACTGACAAACATATTCAAAAAATTTTAAGCAAGTTTTCAGATGAAGGTTTTGGGAAACATGCTTCGAAAATATTCTGTGCCATGGTTGAAGATGGCAATGTCAGCGAGGCAATGGATCTCTTTCAATCGACAGCTGAGACTCGTATCAATCCCATGGTCATAGTCTACACAACTGTTATTGAAGGTTACATCAAATGTAACAAGAACAAGGATGCTCTTCAGACCTACCTGGACATGTTAGCAGCTGGACTTGCACCTAACTCCTACGTCTACAGTGTTTTAATCAAGGGACTTGCTGTTGATGCCAACTTCCTTGGAGATGCCAAGAAGTATTTGATTGAGATGGTGGATAAGCAGATGCTTCCAAATGCTGCTGCCTACACTgcagtatttgagagttttacccAGGAGGACCAGAAAGGTGAGGAAGAGGGAAAAGAGTTTCTAAAGGTCATGGTGACAAAGGGGTTTGTCCCTGATGCCGAGGCTGTGAAGAAGGTTTTAAAGGGCAGACCAACACATGTAATTCGCAGGGTCATGAGCATTATCCTTTCCAAGTTGGAGTAGTTGTGCACTTGTGCTTCATCAATGTTATTCAAAAATCTTTAGGATGAGGTTTTGAACAGGAGATAGAGAGTGAAAATTAACGTTGAACTAGGTTCCAATATGGGATTTTGTGTTGTTCTTCCTGATGGATTCTGAATGTTTACACTACTGGAAGTAGTCTGCGATGCTAATTCCATTTGTTTCTGTTTCTCCTATCCCCGTGTTTGGCAGTCATATCTTTTCCTTGCCAGATACACTACATTATGTGCTGCTTACAGGTTTGGTTCGAAGAAATAGATGCGTAATCAAATTGAACAGGATATATTCTTGCTTTGCAATGAtggtatatatatctaaaagGGAAAGCAGCCTGAGTTGAGCTAGATATTGCCGCTTGTATGAAGTTTGTTCATGCTTCTTCCCTTTAAACATATTCCCTTCGTTGGGTGTAGAAAGGAATGCTAGGCTGATTTTGGGGAACTCAGACTTGTTAAAGTTCgcttatttaaatttcaagTTGGATCATCGGGCTTATAGTCTTGCATGCATTCTTGCGTTGCTCACCTGATGCATATGGGTTGACATACATTTCGGTTTAGCACTGTGCCAGGTAAACTGTTAATTAGCTAGACgaatatatttaaatttaattcgcCATAGAAGTGAGTTTCCTAGCCAGATTGATTGAGGACTAATATAATAATGATCGAGTCTCTACGTTCAATGCAGTCATTCAATCAAGAGCATACGTATATCCCTAGCTGGCAAGCAAATGTGAGAGCGATGAGGACGCCATACCAGCAGATAGATGATCGCGCCTTTCTGTTGTaattaaacaacaacaatttgGGACCTCCTGGAGTCCTGGACATGGTAATGTGTTTGTTGTATATTCTGCTCTCATAGAGTTGAGGATGAGAGGTCCTCGTTTTAACAACTATTAACTATAGGATCCAGTAAAAGAACCGCTACTATAGTAGTATATCCGGCCATAAACCCCAAAAACAGATCAGAGAagtgaagaaagaaaagaagtgcCGTGGTGCTCTCAGCTAGAAACCCTAAGGATCAGAAAATTGTTCTTTCATTAAACCCCAAACCGAATAATAAAGGACCTTTATATAGGCATTCACGCGTTTTTTCCGCATATACAACCAGAGGTCTTGGTTTTTTTGAAAGCCGTAGCCCTTCAACGATGCAACAaatctccctctctctccctctctctccctctctctcacgCTCTGTGATTTGGACATTGATCGATGCCCAGAACATGGTGCATAGCTTTCA containing:
- the LOC126794862 gene encoding phosphatidylinositol transfer protein CSR1; translated protein: MELRLCNPFRHMIPLSSIVSNQITSSSRHRSLSVRSSNLDTKESRKLVLEVKEKLEKDYRSLPVGKNGRDDEDLILWFLKDRKFSVQESVEKLHKAIKWRQEFGVSKLSEDSVKSIAKTGKAYVHDFLDVNGRPVLIVDAAKDFPGVHDSLENEKLCVFLIEKALSAIPEGREEILGIFDLRGFGTANSDLKFITFLFDVFYYYYPKRLGQVLFVDAPFIFKPIWQLAKPLLKSYASLVRFCSVETVRTEYFTEATLLAKFRD
- the LOC126795378 gene encoding putative pentatricopeptide repeat-containing protein At3g16710, mitochondrial, with the translated sequence MATDSAVDDVEQQPEDLREVLDLMFTEEALIRNTIKMVEGLLREGYLNVALEIGAKVQDTNEVPRVVTDTAVIEYYINAAGDRTKDALKVFNHMLVSGVQVQPNAYTYAVIIKALAAADLEKNLDFVGYAKRYFVEMLDRGMQPSEETYEAVLNGIGRRENRANAEEERREFVENVKAKGFKLVFQKESEKMANPPQLKSEMDMLKEHVMKVFEDVIRDFEDENEQRRFRQMAEDYDSLSATAFNFYDALVGKGLIEEAKELFKPLFETAILPDEAVFTICILFSKTTSDALRVYEHMLAYGITTSSCTYNVLIAKLSLDDNFTGHAKKYYLEMLDKGMKPCLMTSLALFKGIACLESLENGEEFFEQVKLKEVLPCVEGREHRFTKLMKAFQAFDNLQKKTTDKHIQKILSKFSDEGFGKHASKIFCAMVEDGNVSEAMDLFQSTAETRINPMVIVYTTVIEGYIKCNKNKDALQTYLDMLAAGLAPNSYVYSVLIKGLAVDANFLGDAKKYLIEMVDKQMLPNAAAYTAVFESFTQEDQKGEEEGKEFLKVMVTKGFVPDAEAVKKVLKGRPTHVIRRVMSIILSKLE